One window of the Onychostoma macrolepis isolate SWU-2019 chromosome 21, ASM1243209v1, whole genome shotgun sequence genome contains the following:
- the tbca gene encoding tubulin-specific chaperone A, translating into MADPRIRQIKIKTGVVKRLAKEEVLYIKEAKQQEEKIERLKAEAGDEYVIKKQMEVLQEARMMIPDCHRRLAMAHSDLQQLLETEEELAEAEEYKEARTVLDSVKLEG; encoded by the exons ATGGCGGATCCAAGAATACGGCAAATAAAAATCAAGACCGGTGTGGTTAAACG tttGGCCAAAGAGGAGGTGTTGTACATAAAGGAGGCAAAGCAGCAGGAAGAGAAGATTGAGCGTCTCAAGGCGGAGGCAGGAGACGAGTATGTAATCAAGAAACAG ATGGAGGTGTTGCAAGAGGCAAGAATGATGATCCCTGACTGCCATCGCCGTTTAGCCATGGCCCACTCTGACCTGCAACAACTGTTG gaaaCAGAAGAGGAACTGGCTGAAGCAGAAGAATACAAGGAGGCCAGAACTGTTTTAGATTCAGTCAAGCTGGAAGGATGA